The window TTTTAATAACCATTCTACCCTTATCAACAGTTGTCGCCCAATCTTGGACGCACCTTCACCAAACCTTTCATTGCACCTCTGCCCTATCGATCGCCCCCCCTCAGTCGTGTCGATCGTCTCGAATAGTCGTCCATCACTCGAAGTATAATCGTCCTTGTTGGACCTCAATAATCATTTCTAGTCCTATCACTATTATCGTTGACCCTTTTTgtattattaattataaataaacgaaaaaggaaaaggaatgaTCGATACTATTTATTATTAATAGTAAAAAGATAGGTACTTTCATTATTATTAATAGTAAAATGATAGATACCCTGGGCGAGAATAGAAGAGATGTAACTCGTAAGATTCGCAATGATATGAGTGATACAAAGAGACGAGACAGGCGATGGATTCGACAATCCTCCTTCCTCGTATGAGGGTCACGAGCAACGATGTAGGATAAGGtcagataaaataatttttttatatagtcaaaatatattttatgaaaaaattttaaagttTGAAATAATCTGAAAAAAAACAAAGTTGGGATTTTTTTCCGAAATTCGTCCTTCTATATATTCTCTCACCATTGTGAATGACGTCATTCACGTGAATTCGTGGCATCGAAATCGAATTGTGGGCATCCCGCTATATGAAGTTACAATCTAAATCAGCCGTCCATCACGTGATCAACGATTAGAAATCCACCAGGTCTACTGCGATCCTCAAAAGGATCAGCTGCATAGATTCAATCAAGAGACAATTATGCAACTAGTGCTCCAACGACACCTAATTGTCTTTGACGAGTTTGTGCCACGCGTCATTCGATGGATGGAGATCTGAGGGTCATTTAGATTCTTCGGaataaaaaaggaagaggaggagtaaAGTCTCCATGGATTCAAGCAGTCAAGCAAGGTTGAACGAAGTGATGAAGTACACTCCAATGGCGAGGTCGAGCCCCCACTTCGTCAAGGTCTTCTTCCCCGAGCTCTGCTCCGAATACCTGGTATTCCCTTCCCCTCCTCCGGCTCTCGCGTCAAAGATCAAATCTTTGGTGTCGGAGTAGCTAACAAAGCACGATGATGGTGTTTCCTTAGGGTTGTCGACACCTGGTACTGTTTTTTGGTTCTGTCCTCCTTCCAAGTATTAATCTTATAAGGAATCGACTGGTTTTCTTTCCGAGGGCAGCGAGTGGACTAGGCAGCAGTGGTTGTTTAGTTCCTTGCAGACAATCTACCAGCAATTTGTTGTATCAATGAATAACTTTTTCCCGGTGAAGTAGCTAATTAATTGAGCATGAAGTGTGAATATTTACTTTTGTGGTAATGAATATGTCTGTCCTAATTAGTACTTTGAATATATAAAAATGTACTAGTTTTCAATTTGATTGAAGAAAAAACGAGGGAGAATATATAAGATGACATGAACATGTTCAAGGGAGACCTACAGATATTGGTGGTGCAGAGAGAGGTAGAGGAAAATCTAATAGGATTTTAGTAACAAACAAAATAGTTTTGAAAGCTCTTGATTTAACTAAAGACATTGTTATGCAGGGTGCTCAATGATGGGAAAGATTCATACAGTCAATCAAATAATTGGGATATTATGGCTTCTTGTAATAGCTGTTGTGGTTGTCTAGTTCTGAATTATAGTAAATTGTTTTGTTTGCTGTAGAAAATTCCACCGGCTTTCCGTGTACACTTGGAGAATGAATCTTTGGGGATGGTTTCTTTGAGAGGTCCAAGTGGCAAGATATGGGACGTGGAGCTGGTCGATAGCTCAAACGGGCTTCGATTTGAGAGTGGATGGAAGGAGTTTGTTGTGGACCATGCCATGGAGATTGGAGACTTCTTGGTGTTCAGGCTTGAGGGGTGCTCTTGCTTCTCAGTTTTGGTGTTTGATGCCACTGCATGCGAAAAGGAGGTGGCTTTCCTTGCAATGCCTAGCTGTGGTAATGTTGCCACTGTCCGTCAGTTCATGCATGGCAAGGAGGAAGCTGTCATTGATAGGCCTCACCTGCAGGACATTGATACCGTCATTGATGTGAACAACGACTGGGAGGAAGTCCAGGACTCCAAACCTCTGGTTTTACACCCAAGTGATGTCCCAGTTGTTGAAAAAAAGAAGATGAGAAGCGTTGACTGTCTCACTTTCCAGGGATCTCCCTTGAAGGAGGCATGCATATATCCTGATAGTTTGAAGTCCAAACAATCGAAAACAGGCCCACATGTTAAAGCAGGTTGTACTTTTGTTCTCTTTGGTGCACTCAGTTTATGCATTTCTCTATCCACTTCcaacaatatcatattttagttccttttttataattaatatgtTGTATGATTAACTTGATATTTTCAGCTCATACTATTGACAACTGATCTGGTGAATCTTAATTATCTGTTCTCTAAGAGAAATAAATCAGCGAGGTAACTTTACCCTCTAGTACCATAGATGAAAAGTTCCAGAGTCTTATATCTTTGCAGAAGTCTTCAATCTGCTACAGTTTAATCGTGAATAAGGCTAAATGTAACCCGCAGAGTGGTCACACAAAAACATAGTTCCAATTGCGAATTTATACATTTTGTTCAGCTAGTTCTGTCTACAAAAGGTGTGATTGTTTATGCCGTCTGTTCATCTTTGATACTCAAGGTATTAATGAAAGCTAAATCTTTTGTTGGCAGTTGCTAAAGCTAGTACTTATTCTCAATCTTCTAGAACACAAT of the Musa acuminata AAA Group cultivar baxijiao chromosome BXJ3-2, Cavendish_Baxijiao_AAA, whole genome shotgun sequence genome contains:
- the LOC103976074 gene encoding B3 domain-containing protein Os11g0197600 isoform X1, which codes for MKYTPMARSSPHFVKVFFPELCSEYLKIPPAFRVHLENESLGMVSLRGPSGKIWDVELVDSSNGLRFESGWKEFVVDHAMEIGDFLVFRLEGCSCFSVLVFDATACEKEVAFLAMPSCGNVATVRQFMHGKEEAVIDRPHLQDIDTVIDVNNDWEEVQDSKPLVLHPSDVPVVEKKKMRSVDCLTFQGSPLKEACIYPDSLKSKQSKTGPHVKAVAKASTYSQSSRTQSLSKKHAGFSPSKQSNELLKCLRLLKSSEVCRRGEVVAKVQKMPALLSQRRPVTKEEVYNALRKAKSFKSKNPFFHVVMYDSHVYTGFFLNVPSSFARLHLPKISQRITLWDENGKPWKVTYVCCSNCGGLSGGWGAFSFTQNLEKHDVCVFELIKRSLMKVHIFRVVDKITPLIQNFRVES
- the LOC103976074 gene encoding B3 domain-containing protein Os11g0197600 isoform X2 translates to MVSLRGPSGKIWDVELVDSSNGLRFESGWKEFVVDHAMEIGDFLVFRLEGCSCFSVLVFDATACEKEVAFLAMPSCGNVATVRQFMHGKEEAVIDRPHLQDIDTVIDVNNDWEEVQDSKPLVLHPSDVPVVEKKKMRSVDCLTFQGSPLKEACIYPDSLKSKQSKTGPHVKAVAKASTYSQSSRTQSLSKKHAGFSPSKQSNELLKCLRLLKSSEVCRRGEVVAKVQKMPALLSQRRPVTKEEVYNALRKAKSFKSKNPFFHVVMYDSHVYTGFFLNVPSSFARLHLPKISQRITLWDENGKPWKVTYVCCSNCGGLSGGWGAFSFTQNLEKHDVCVFELIKRSLMKVHIFRVVDKITPLIQNFRVES